The genomic interval CCGCGGTGGTCGCGATGGCGAGCGCCGGCGAGCGCAGTGCCGCCGTGAGTGTCCTCCCCACGCGCCCGACCGCCGATGCGCCGCCGACGGCACGGCCCTCCGCGAGCCCGCCTTCCTCGGTGCGGCCACCGCCGGAAGGGGCCCGGCCACTGGCCTCGAGGGCCGCGTCGCGCCAGCCCGCGGAAGCGAGCATCCGCATCTCGGTGGCGCCCTGGTCGGCGTTCATGTCTCCGAGCAGCAGCGCGGGAGGAGCGGAGGGCTCGCCGTCACCCGGGCCGTGCAGGTCCAGCGCGCGCCGAGCCTCGATCTCGAGGATCCGTCCGATCTGTGCGCGGCGATGCCCAGGGTGCTCCTTGTCCAGGTGCGTGACGAGGACGGTGAGGTCGGCGCGCATCGGCGCGTCCGCGGGATCGGACCGGTCCCCCGCCGGTGCATCCGCTGCGCCGTCCTCGTCCCGTGCTCTGCGCACGCTCGCGCACAGCACGGCCCGCGGTTCGCGCAGCGGGCCGAGGCCCGGGCCGGCGGGGAGCAGGTGTGTCGCGGAGTCGAGGATCCGCCCTCGGACCAGAAGTGCGACCCCGTACTGGCGCCGGGGCCCGTCGAGGTCCGTCCCGGGGCGGTCGATGGCCGGCGCGAAGGCCACGTCCATCCCGAGCATCTGGGCGAGCGCCCGGGCCTGGTCCTCGCCCGCGGAGCGGTCGCCGAAGGCGACGTCGACCTCCTGCAGGCCCACGACGTCCGCGTCCAGGGCGCGGATCTCCGCCGCGGTGCGGGCGAGGTCGAGGTGGTCGTCGGCCGAGGCGCCGTGATGGATGTTGAAGGTCGCCGCGCGCAGTGTCCCCGCCCGTCCAGCACGCCCGGCCGGTCCGGTCCGCCCCGCGTGCGCGCTCATCAGTGCAGGCAGCCGGGGCCCAGCAGAGCCTTGAGCGAGGCGTAGAGCGCGGCCGACGGCGAGACCGCGAGCCTGCGGTCGAGCTCCATCAGCGTGGAGCGTCCGGGCTCCTGGAGCTTCAGCCGCACCTCGCTCATGCCGCGGTTGTCCTCGAGCACGCCGCGCAGGTCCTCGGCGATCCGCTGGGTGAAGCGGGCGGCGGGCACGGTGATGATCACGGGGCCGTCGGTGCCCATCGAGCTGGAGGTGTCGGGGATCGTCATCTCCATGACGCGCATCTCGGGCATGCCCTTGGAGGTGTCGACGCGACCCTTCATGGAGACCACGAGGTCCTCGGCGAGCTCGGTCGCGACGGTCTGGTAGGTGGTCGGGAACAGCAGGCAGTCGATCGCACCCTCGAGGTCCTCGACGGTGGCGATCGCCCACATGTCGCCCTTCTTGGTGGTCTTGCGCTGCAGGCCCGTGATGAGGCCGGCGATCGTGACCATCGTGCCGTCCTCGATCGCGCCGTCATCCGCCAGGGAGCTGATCGTGGTCGTCGAGTTCTGGGCGATGATGTGCTCGAGCCCGTGCAGCGGGTGGTCCGAGACGTACAGGCCCAGCATGTTGCGCTCGAAGGCGAGCTTCTCCTTGCGGTCCCATTCGGGAACCTCGGGGATCGTGATCGTCGCCGAGGAGCCGGAGGCCGCGTCTCCCTCCTCGCCTCCGCCGAAGAGGTCGGAGCCGAACAGGTCGTACTGGCCCTGGGCCTCCTTGCGCTTGACGCCGACCACGGAGTCCACGGCGTCCTCGTGGATGAGGACGAGCGAGCGGCGGTTGGCTCCGAGGGAGTCGAAGGCGCCGCCCTTGATGAGGGACTCGATGGTGCGCTTGTTGCACACGGTGAGCGGGACCTTGTCCAGGAAGTCGGTGAAGGACGTGAAGGCGCCCTTCTCCTCGCGGGCCTGCAGGATCGCCTCGACGACGTTCGCACCCACGTTGCGGATCGCGGAGAGTCCGAAGCGGATGTCGTCCCCGACGGCCGAGAAGTACATGTCGGACTCGTTGACGTCCGGAGGCAGCACGGTGATGCCGTGGTGGCGGCAGTCGCCGAGGTAGAAGCCGAGGCGGTCGCGGTTCTCCTGGGTGGAGGTGAGCAGAGCCGCCATGTACTCGGTCGGGAAGTGCGCCTTGAGGTAGGCCGTCCAGTAGGAGACCACGCCGTAGGCGGCGGAGTGCGACTTGTTGAACGCGTAGTCGGCGAAGGGCAGCAGCGTGTCCCAGAGCGCCTTGATGGCGGCGGCGGAGTAGCCGCGCTCCTTCATGCCGGCCTCGAAGGAGACGTACTGCTTGTCCAGCTCCGCCTTCTTCTTCTTGCCCATCGCGCGGCGCAGGATGTCGGCCTCGCCGAGCGAGTACCCGGCGACCTTCTGCGCGATCTGCATGACCTGCTCCTGATAGACGATCAGGCCGTAGGTCTCGGAGAGGACCTCCTGCAGGGGCTCCTCGAGCTCGGGGTGGATGGGGGTGATGTCCTGCAGCCCGTTCTTGCGCAGGGCGTAGTTCGTGTGGGAGTTCATGCCCATCGGGCCGGGGCGGTAGAGCGCGCCGAGCGCCGAGATGTCGCCGAACTTGTCGGGCTTCATCTGCCGGCAGAGCTCGCGGTAGCCGGCGGAGTCGAACTGGAACACGCCCGCGGTGTCGCCGCGCTGGAGCAGGGTGTAGGGCGCGGGGTCGTCGAACTCGAGGGTCTCCAGGTCCGGGGCGGTCTTCCCGTTCTTCCCGATGTTGTCGAGGGCGTCGGAGACGATCGTGAGGTTGCGCAGTCCCAGGAAGTCCATCTTCAGCAGCCCGAGCGCCTCGCACTCGGGGTACTCGAACTGGGTGATGACCTGGCCGTCCGAGGGGCGACGCATGATCGGGATGATGTCCGTCAGGGTGTGGCTGGACATGATGATCCCGCAGGCGTGCACGCCCCAGCCGCGGGCCAGGCCCTCGACGCCCTTCGCGATCTCCAGGACGCGCTGCGCGTCGGGGTTCTCGTCGACCACGCGGCGGAACTCGCCGGCCTCGGCGTAGCGCTTGTGCTCGGGGTCGTGGATGCCCGAGAGCGGGATGTCCTTGCCCATGACCGACGGCGGCAGCGCCTTGGAGAGCATGTCGCCCATCGCGTACGGGTAGCCCAGCACGCGCGAGGCGTCCTTGAGGGAGTTCTTGGTCTTCATGACGCCGAAGGTCACCAGCTGGGAGACCTTGTCGTCGCCGTACTTGCGGGTCACGTACTCGATGACCTCGCCGCGGCGGCGATCATCGAAGTCGACGTCGAAGTCGGGCATGGAGACGCGGTCGGGGTTCAGGAAGCGCTCGAACAGCAGGCCGTGCTCGAGGGGGTTCAGGTCGGTGATGCGCATGGCGTAGGCGACCATCGAGCCGGCGCCCGAGCCTCGTCCCGGTCCCACGCGGATCCCGTTCTCCTTGGCCCACTTGATGAAGTCGGAGACGACGAGGAAGTAGCCCGGGAAGCCCATCTGGGTGATGATCCCGGTCTCGTACTCGGCCTGCTTCTTCACGTCGTCCGGGATCCCCTGCGGGAAGCGGTACTCGAGCCCCCGCTGGACCTCCTTGATGAACCACGAGTGCTCGTCCTCGCCGGGCGGGCAGGGGAAGACGGGCATGAAGTTCGCGCCCTCGGCGGTCGTGGTGAAGGAGACCTCGCACATCTCGGCGATCTTCAGGGTGTTGTCGCAGGCCTCGGGCAGCTCGCGGAACAGCTCGCGCATCTCGCGGGCGGACTTCAGGTAGTAGCCGGAACCGCCGAACTTGAAGCGCCCGGGGGTGTCGAAGGTGGAGCCCGAGTTGATGCACAGCAGGGCGTCCTGGATCTTCGCGTCCTCCTCCGTGACGTAGTGGAGGTCGTTGGTCGCCAGCAGCGGCGCGCCGATGTGCTTCGAGAGCTCGATGAGCTCCTTGGTCACGCGCTTCTCGAGATCGAGGCCGTGGTCCATGAGCTCGACGAAGTAGTTCTCCTTGCCGAACATGTCCTGGAACTCGCCGGCGGCCTTCACCGCCTCGTCCCACTGGCCCAGCCGGAGGCGGGTCTGCACCTCGCCCGAGGGGCAGCCGGTGGAGGCGATCAGGCCCCCCGAGTACTTCTGCAGGATCTCGCGGTCCATGCGAGGCCACTTGCCCATCTGCCCGTCGAGCGAGGCCTCCGAGGCCAGGCGGAACAGGTTGTGCATGCCCTCGGTCGAGCGCGAGAGCAGGGTGAGGTGCGTGTAGGCGCCGCGGGCGGAGACGTCGTCCCCGGCCTCCTGCTGGGCCTTCGTGCCCCACTGCACGCGGGTGCGGTCGTGGCGGCTGGTCCCCGGGGTCACGTAGGCCTCGACGCCGATGATCGGCTTCACGCCGGCGGCCGTCGCGGTCTTGTAGAACTCGTAGGCGCCGAACACATATCCGTGGTCGGTGATGGCGATGGCCTTCTGGTCCTGGCGGACCACCTCGTCGATGAGTTTGTCGACCTTCGCGGCCCCGTCCAGCAACGAGTAGTCGGTATGGACGTGGAGGTGAACGAAGTCGTCGGCCATGCGCTCCAGCGTACTGGTGAGGGCCGACGGACGGGCCGTCCCGTCGACTCTCGGAAGGGTCGGGGAGGTCACCCCGGCGGGTCGGGCGCGTCGGGAATGCGGGCGGGGTTCCGAGCGTTCGCGGCGGGGCGGTCGACGCCCCTGTCCCCTCTCCCCAGTCCCCGGTCCCTGGCCACCGGTCACGGGCCGCCGGTCCCCGGTCACCGGTCAGCGGTACGGCCACCGGCCACCGGTACGGGCCACGGGCCACCGGTCCCGCTGTCACCGACCGGCGTATACCGGACCCCTCTGCCATATATGCCAGAGAGGTCGCACCGGCGCCGGTGCGCGACAGTTCGGGCTCGTCCGACGGGCCCGGAGCCGTCGGCCCTGGCGCCGGCATCGGGTGTCCCCGTCGGCCCGCCCGCCGGGGTCACCCGTCGGACGGCCTCCCAGTACTTCCGTCCTCCTCGGCCGTCCCGTTCTCATGGCCCGGCCGGCCCTGCTCGGCCGTCCCGTCCTCCTCGGCCTCCTGCTCGCGGCGCATGCCGGTGAGCAGCTGGTCGAGGTAGTCATGGACGTCCTCGTAGCTGAGGTGGCGCTCGTCGCGGCGGGGCGGGATGCCGCCCACGAAGGCACCGCCGTGCCAGGCCATCGAGTCGTCCGGCAGGGTGGGGTCGTCGTCGCGCCAGAGATCCAGGGGAACGGAGTGGGCGGCGAGGTCGCGGGCGATCTCGTCGGCCTTCGCGGGATCGCCCGAGCGCTGCATGACCTGCATCAGCAGGGACTGGGCGGCCCAGGCGGAGGCCTCGTCGCCGCCGGGATCCACGGACTCCTGGACGAGGCCCAGGAAGCTCGCGGCCAGCGCGTCCTCGCGGTTCTCGTAGAGGTCCTTGGCCACGCGCAGGGCGATCCTGGGCACGTGCTCGCGGTGCTCCCAGAGCGCGGCCGCCCCGAGCAGCGCCATGCCCGTGCCTGTGGGGAACTCGGGGTCCATGGCGATCGCCGAGCGCGGCATGCGGCCCGCGCGCCGGTCGTCGTCGGCCTCGAGGAAGGCGCGGCCGGCCTCGGTGATGGCCCGGTGCATGCGCTCCTCGTCGTGGAGGACGACCTCGGCATCCGCCGGATCCAGCCCCAGCAGCCGGGCCACGCGGCCGACGGGGAAGCCGGGCCTCGCGAGCGCGCGCTCATGGGGCGGGATCAGGGATGTGCCCGCATCGGGGTCGGGTCGCTCCTCGCTCATGCCTCGACCGTACAGGCCCCGCGGGTGCGCACCCGTCATCGATACGCTCCGTCGGAGTCGGTGCTCACAGGCGCCCCGACCGCGGGCCCGACGCGCACCCACCACGGGCACGAGGCGCTCAGGCACCCTCACGCAGGGCGTCGAGCGCGTGCTGGAGATCAGCGGGATAGTGCGAGGTGAAGGTGACCTGCTCGCGGGTCACGGGGTGCACGAAGGAGAGCTCCATGGCATGCAGCCACTGCCGCTCGAGGCCGATGCGCGCCGCGAGCGTCGGGTCCGACCCGTACAGGGGGTCCCCCGCCAGCGGGTGGCGCATGGCGGAGAAGTGCACGCGGATCTGGTGGGTGCGCCCGGTCTCGAGGTGCACCTCGCAGAGCGCCGCGCCGGGCAGCTCCTCCATCACGTCGTAGTGCGTGACCGAGGGCTTGCCGTCGCGCAGCACGGCGAACTTGTAGTGGTGGTTCGGCGAGCGCCCGATGGGCGAGTCGATCGTGCCCTGCGGCGGCATCGGCCGCCCCTGGCAGAGCGCGTGGTAGGTCTTGGAGACCTCGCGGGCGCGGAAGGCGTCCTTGAGCACGGTGTACGCGCGCTCGGTGCGGGCGACGACCATGAGGCCGCTCGTGCCCACGTCCAGGCGGGAGACGATGCCGCGGCGCTCCGGATCTCCCGAGGTCACGATGCTGACACCCGCGCCGGCGAGGTGCCCGAGGACCGTCGGCCCGCTCCAGCCCGCACTGGGGTGGGCGGCCACGCCCACGGGCTTGTCGATCACCACGATGTCGTCGTCCTGGTGCACGAGGCCCATGCCCTCGACGATGCTCGGGCGCACCTCGAGGGGCGGCGCCTCCTGCGGGATGCGCACTGTGAGCATCGCGCCGGGCTCAAGTCGGGTCGAGCGCGCGGGCATCGCGCCGTCCACCGCGACCTCGCCGGCCATCACGAGGTCCGCGGCGCGCGTGCGCGAGAGCCCGAACAGCCGGGCGATGCCGACGTCCACGCGCTCCCCTGCGAGGCCGTCGGGCACGGGGACGGTGCGCTCCTCGCTCATCGCGGCGGCTCCTGGGAGGTCGGGTCGTCGGGGGCGGCCGGGTCTGCGGTCGCGTCCGGGTCCGCGGCCGACGGGTTCGCGGGTCGGCCGAGCAGGCCCAGAAGCACCACGAGCAGGGCTCCGCCGGTCACCCCCATGTCGGCGACGTTGAAGATCGGCCAGTGCGGCAGCTGCAGGAAGTCGACGACCCAGCCGGTGAAGGGGCCGGGGGCCCGCAGCAGGCGGTCGTGGATGTTCCCGAGCGCCCCTCCGAGC from Brachybacterium kimchii carries:
- the dnaE gene encoding DNA polymerase III subunit alpha, with product MADDFVHLHVHTDYSLLDGAAKVDKLIDEVVRQDQKAIAITDHGYVFGAYEFYKTATAAGVKPIIGVEAYVTPGTSRHDRTRVQWGTKAQQEAGDDVSARGAYTHLTLLSRSTEGMHNLFRLASEASLDGQMGKWPRMDREILQKYSGGLIASTGCPSGEVQTRLRLGQWDEAVKAAGEFQDMFGKENYFVELMDHGLDLEKRVTKELIELSKHIGAPLLATNDLHYVTEEDAKIQDALLCINSGSTFDTPGRFKFGGSGYYLKSAREMRELFRELPEACDNTLKIAEMCEVSFTTTAEGANFMPVFPCPPGEDEHSWFIKEVQRGLEYRFPQGIPDDVKKQAEYETGIITQMGFPGYFLVVSDFIKWAKENGIRVGPGRGSGAGSMVAYAMRITDLNPLEHGLLFERFLNPDRVSMPDFDVDFDDRRRGEVIEYVTRKYGDDKVSQLVTFGVMKTKNSLKDASRVLGYPYAMGDMLSKALPPSVMGKDIPLSGIHDPEHKRYAEAGEFRRVVDENPDAQRVLEIAKGVEGLARGWGVHACGIIMSSHTLTDIIPIMRRPSDGQVITQFEYPECEALGLLKMDFLGLRNLTIVSDALDNIGKNGKTAPDLETLEFDDPAPYTLLQRGDTAGVFQFDSAGYRELCRQMKPDKFGDISALGALYRPGPMGMNSHTNYALRKNGLQDITPIHPELEEPLQEVLSETYGLIVYQEQVMQIAQKVAGYSLGEADILRRAMGKKKKAELDKQYVSFEAGMKERGYSAAAIKALWDTLLPFADYAFNKSHSAAYGVVSYWTAYLKAHFPTEYMAALLTSTQENRDRLGFYLGDCRHHGITVLPPDVNESDMYFSAVGDDIRFGLSAIRNVGANVVEAILQAREEKGAFTSFTDFLDKVPLTVCNKRTIESLIKGGAFDSLGANRRSLVLIHEDAVDSVVGVKRKEAQGQYDLFGSDLFGGGEEGDAASGSSATITIPEVPEWDRKEKLAFERNMLGLYVSDHPLHGLEHIIAQNSTTTISSLADDGAIEDGTMVTIAGLITGLQRKTTKKGDMWAIATVEDLEGAIDCLLFPTTYQTVATELAEDLVVSMKGRVDTSKGMPEMRVMEMTIPDTSSSMGTDGPVIITVPAARFTQRIAEDLRGVLEDNRGMSEVRLKLQEPGRSTLMELDRRLAVSPSAALYASLKALLGPGCLH
- a CDS encoding endonuclease/exonuclease/phosphatase family protein gives rise to the protein MSAHAGRTGPAGRAGRAGTLRAATFNIHHGASADDHLDLARTAAEIRALDADVVGLQEVDVAFGDRSAGEDQARALAQMLGMDVAFAPAIDRPGTDLDGPRRQYGVALLVRGRILDSATHLLPAGPGLGPLREPRAVLCASVRRARDEDGAADAPAGDRSDPADAPMRADLTVLVTHLDKEHPGHRRAQIGRILEIEARRALDLHGPGDGEPSAPPALLLGDMNADQGATEMRMLASAGWRDAALEASGRAPSGGGRTEEGGLAEGRAVGGASAVGRVGRTLTAALRSPALAIATTAVVSAASNVAAAVASHLPGTGSAMGAGVRGSFPAVFPVRRIDGIWVHGPLTARAVEVPPGKASDHRPVVATLEDTGPA
- a CDS encoding RluA family pseudouridine synthase, coding for MSEERTVPVPDGLAGERVDVGIARLFGLSRTRAADLVMAGEVAVDGAMPARSTRLEPGAMLTVRIPQEAPPLEVRPSIVEGMGLVHQDDDIVVIDKPVGVAAHPSAGWSGPTVLGHLAGAGVSIVTSGDPERRGIVSRLDVGTSGLMVVARTERAYTVLKDAFRAREVSKTYHALCQGRPMPPQGTIDSPIGRSPNHHYKFAVLRDGKPSVTHYDVMEELPGAALCEVHLETGRTHQIRVHFSAMRHPLAGDPLYGSDPTLAARIGLERQWLHAMELSFVHPVTREQVTFTSHYPADLQHALDALREGA